ACCGCGCGGACGACCGCGCCGAGCGCCGCGTCCTCCGACACCCGCGAGGGAGGCACCAGACCGCCGGAGACCAGCGTGCGCAGCGCGACCTCCTGCTCACCGGCCAGCCGGCCCAGCTCCGCCGCCTCACCGCCGAGAGCGGAGCCGCGCCGCTGCACCATGGCGAGCACCTGGAGCACGCTGTCGTGGATGTCCCGGGCCAGCCGCTCCCGCTCACGGGTCGCGGCCTCGATCTCCAGGGCGCGCGCGAGGGTGCGTTCGGAGGCGCGGGCGACCTCGACGACGTACCCGATCGCGATGGAGGCGAGCCAGACGAGGACCACGTTGTGGACCGTGTCGCGGGCCGGGGCGCCGCGTTCGATCAGGTTCGCCACGGCGACCGGTGTGGAGGCGAAGACCGCCCAGCGCCAGCCGCCCTTGATCGCGTACGCGAGGACGGCCCCGGCGGTCCATATCGACGGCAGGGTCGGGCCGCCCGAGAGGATCCGCTCGTGCGTGTCGGCGAGGGGCGTGAGGAGGATGCCGGTGAGCGCGATGGTGAGGTCGACGGCCAGGAACCATTTGGTGCAGTTCGCCGCGCTCGCGACCCTGGGGAGTGTGCCCAGGGTCCACACGCACAGCACCACGTAGTACGAGATCGCCACCCAGGGCCGGGCGAACGTGTCGTAGGCGGTCGCGAAGAAACCGATCGCGTACAGCATCGTCAGCACGCGGTACGCCGTGAGCGCACGCCACAGCGGCTGCTCGACCGACATCCTGACCACTCGCTCGCGCTTGGCCACGTTCCCCCCTTGTCGTCCCGCCACCCCCGGCCGGACGGCCTGTGTCCCTACGAGCCTGGCTGTTCCTTCGTCGCCGCCTTCTCCGCGTCCTTCTGGGCCTGTTCGGCTTCCTTCTGCGCCCGCTTCTCCGCCTTCGCCGCCTCGGCGATCTGCCGCTTGGCGGCGGTCGCGTACATGTCGACGTACTCCTGGCCGGAGAGCTTCATGATTTCGTACATGACCTCGTCGGTCACCGCGCGCAGCACGAAACGGTCGTGCTCCATGCCCTGGTACCGGCGGAAGTCCAGCGGCTTGCCGATGCGGATGCCCGGTCGCATCAGCTTGGGGACGACCTTCCCGGGCGGCTGGATCTTCTCGGTGTCGATCATGGCGACCGGGATGACCGGCGCGCCGGTGGCGAGCGCCACGCGCGCGAGGCCGCCGGGCTTGCCCCGGTAGAGGCGGCCGTCGGGCGAGCGGGTGCCCTCCGGGTAGATACCGAACAGCTCGCCGCGCTCCAGTACCTCGATGCCGCTCTTGATGGCGGCCTCGCCGGCCCCGCGGGCGCCGGAACGGTCGACGGGGAGCTGGCCGAGGCCCTTGAAGAAGGCGGCCGTCAGCCGACCCTTCACGCCGGGCGTCGTGAAGTACTCGGCCTTCGCGATGAAGGTCACCTTGCGGTCGAGGACGGCGGGCAGGAAGAACGAGTCCGAGAAGGACAGGTGATTGCTCGCCAGGATCGCGGGGCCATCGGCGGGAACGTTCTCCAGGCCCTCCACCCAGGGCCTGAAGGCAAGCTTCAGCGGCCCCCCGATGGATACCTTCATCGCGCCGTACAACACCCGAGTGCCTCCTGTATCTGTCGATCAGACCTTAACCCGGTTCTCCCGGCAAAGACTCCGACGGCCCTGGTCGGTGTCAGTGCCGTCGCGTACGGTGAAGTACCTGCAATCGACGTGCCCAGCCCCCTTTTCATGAACAGGAGACCGAACGTGCCGGTCCTCCCTGGAGCCGAGCCGTACCGCCACGACGGCGGGGAGGTCGGCGTCCTCCTCTGCCATGGCTTCACCGGTTCCCCGCAGTCGCTGCGCCCCTGGGCGGAGTATCTCGCCGAGCGCGACCTCACCGTCTCGCTGCCGTTGCTGC
The Streptomyces sp. CGMCC 4.7035 DNA segment above includes these coding regions:
- the macS gene encoding MacS family sensor histidine kinase codes for the protein MAKRERVVRMSVEQPLWRALTAYRVLTMLYAIGFFATAYDTFARPWVAISYYVVLCVWTLGTLPRVASAANCTKWFLAVDLTIALTGILLTPLADTHERILSGGPTLPSIWTAGAVLAYAIKGGWRWAVFASTPVAVANLIERGAPARDTVHNVVLVWLASIAIGYVVEVARASERTLARALEIEAATRERERLARDIHDSVLQVLAMVQRRGSALGGEAAELGRLAGEQEVALRTLVSGGLVPPSRVSEDAALGAVVRAVEEPEAEEGPVDLRSLLAPYAGARVTLSEPGSPVPLAPAAARELAAAVGAALDNVRRHAGEEARAWILVEDEPDEVVVTVRDDGPGIPEGRLAQAEGEGRLGVAQSIRGRLRDIGGTAELISVPGQGTEVELKVPKDATGPKGVKGAKASRGKAEKR
- a CDS encoding lysophospholipid acyltransferase family protein, encoding MKVSIGGPLKLAFRPWVEGLENVPADGPAILASNHLSFSDSFFLPAVLDRKVTFIAKAEYFTTPGVKGRLTAAFFKGLGQLPVDRSGARGAGEAAIKSGIEVLERGELFGIYPEGTRSPDGRLYRGKPGGLARVALATGAPVIPVAMIDTEKIQPPGKVVPKLMRPGIRIGKPLDFRRYQGMEHDRFVLRAVTDEVMYEIMKLSGQEYVDMYATAAKRQIAEAAKAEKRAQKEAEQAQKDAEKAATKEQPGS